A portion of the Calliphora vicina chromosome 5, idCalVici1.1, whole genome shotgun sequence genome contains these proteins:
- the LOC135961328 gene encoding uncharacterized protein LOC135961328, whose protein sequence is MEYNSHVWFGASKSILELLDRVQERAKVLIGDNTVSNSIDYLEHRRNVGCVSLFYRYYNEITELVPDTRSFSRNTHLSAGAHPFVVDWSVNRTTHYRENSFFSRTVRMWNKLPVEVFPVPFNVGKFKSYNII, encoded by the coding sequence atggaatacaattcTCATGTATGGttcggtgcttcgaagtctattttggagttactcgaccgcgtacaggagagggcgaaggtacTTATCGGTGACAATAcggtatccaactctattgattatCTGgagcatcgtcgcaatgtgggttgtgtttcactgttctatcgatacTACAATGAAATTAcggaacttgttcccgatacCCGTAGTTTCTCAAGAAATACGCATTTATCAGCGGGGGCTCATCCATTCGTGGTCGATTGGTCAGTGAatcgcacaacacactacagagaaaattcgttttTCAGCCGTaccgtccgtatgtggaataagcttcctgtcgaagtatttcctgtcccttttaatgtaggaaagttcaaatcaTATAACATCATATAA